Part of the Crossiella cryophila genome, CCGCAGCGCCTCCCGGTAGAGCGCGTGCATCGAGGCCGGATCCTGTCGCTGCGCCTGGGCGGTGTGCCCGGACCACTCGGCGGGCTGCGGCAGCCAGGGCACCGAGCCCTCGGGTCCGAAGCCGAACGGGGCGGCCTGGCCGGACCAGGGCAGTGGCACCCGGCAGCCGTCCCGGCCGGGGTCCGCGCCCTGGGTGCGGGCGAACACCGGGTCCTCGCGCAGCTCGTCCGGCACGTCCTCGATCTCCCACAGCCCCAGCTCCTCCCCTTGGTACACATAGGCTCCGCCGGGCAGGGACAGGCTGAGCAGGGCGGCCGCGCGGGCCCGGCGGGCGCCGAGTTCACGGTCAACCGGGGTGCCGTGGCGGCGGTCGGCGAAGGTGAAGCCGGTGTCGCCTGGCCTGCCGTAGCGGGTGACGTGCCGGGTCACGTCGTGGTTGGACAGCACCCAGGTGGGCGGCGCGCCCACCGGCGCGTGACTGTCCACTGTGGCCTGGATGACCGTCTTGAGTTGCCCGGCTTCCCAAGGGCAGGAAAGGAAATCGAAGTTGAACGCCGAGTGCAGCTCGTCCGGGCGCAGGTAGCGGGCGAAGCGCACCGGGTCGGGCAGCCACATCTCGCCGACGAAGATCCGGTCCTCGCCGTACTCCTGGGCGATCCGCCGCCAGGCCCGGTAGATCTCGTGCACGCCGTCGAGGTCGGAGAAGGGCAGTTGTCCGTTGGCCCCGGCCACATCGGGCAGTCCGGGCGCCTTGACCAGGCCGTCGGCCACGTCGATGCGCAGCCCGTCCACGCCGCGGTCGAACCAGAACCGGAGGATGTCGGCGAACTCCGCGTGCACCTCGGGGTTGGTCCAGTTGAGGTCGGGCTGCTCGGCGGCGTAGAGGTGCAGGTACCACTCACCCGGCCTGCCGTCGGCCTCGGTGACCCTGGTCCAGGCCGGTCCGCCGAAGCGGGACTGCCAGTCGTTCGGCGGTTCGGACCCGTCCGCGCCGCGGCCCGGCCGGAACCAGAACCGTTGCCGCGCGGGCGATCCCGGTTCGGCGGCCAGTGCCTCGGCGAACCAGGGATGCCGGTCCGAGCAGTGGTTGGGCACGATGTCGATGATGATCCGGATGCCCAGCCGGTGCGCCTGCTCGATGAACTCCTCGGCCTGGGCCAGGGTGCCGAAGACCGGTTCGATGTCCCGGTAGTCGGCCACGTCGTAGCCGCCGTCGGCCATCGGCGAGGGATACCAGGGGCTGAACCAGATCGCGTCGATGCCCAGTTCGGCCAGGTAGGGCAGCTTGGCCAGGGCCCCGGCGAGGTCGCCGACGCCGTCCCCGTCGCCGTCGGCGAAGCTGCGCAGGTAGACCTGGTAGATCGCCGCCCCGCGCCACCAGGACGTCCCTTGTCCGTCCACAGTGGACTGAGTTGCAGAGGTGCGCTCGGAGGAGATCACGATGCCGCCTTCCGGAGAGGTGTGCTTAGCCCTTGAGGCTGCCGGCGGTCAGGCCGGCCAGGATCTGGCGTTGGAACACAAGGAAAACCAGGATCATCGGGATGCTGGCCAGCACCAGTCCCGCGGTGAGCACGTTGAGCGCGGTGTCCGGCGCGACCCGTTCCAGCGCGACGCTGAGCGTCTGCTCGTTGGGGTCGGAGAAGACCAGCAGCGGCCAGATGAAGTCCTTCCACGCGGTGACCAGCGCGACGATGGACACCACGGCCAGGATCGGCCGGGAGATCGGCAGCACGATGCTGATCAGCACCCGCACCGGTCCCGCGCCGTCCATCCTGGCCGCTTCCAGGAGTTCGCCGGGGATCTCGTCGAAGAACCGCTTGAGCAGGTAGATGTTGAACGCGCTGGCCGCCGCGGGCAGCCAGATGCCAGCCGGGTTGTTGAGCAGGTTCACCCCGAACAGCGGCACGTCGGCGATGGTCATGTAGGTCGGCACCAGCAGCGCCGAGGCGGGCAGCATCAGCGTGGCCAGCATCAGGCCGAGGATCACGTTGCCCAGCACCGGTCGCAGCTTGGACAGCGCGTAGGCGGCAGGCACGCACACCGCGAGCTGCACCAGCACCGCACCTCCGGCCACGATCAGCGTGTTGAGGAAGTACCGGCCCAGGTCCAGCTCCTGCCAGGCCTGCCAGAAGGTCTCCGGGAACCAGGTCTCGGGCACCACCGACGGCGGGGTCCTGGCCAGTTCCACCGGCGACTTCATCGCGCCGGTCACCGCCCAGTACAACGGGAAGACGAAGGCCAGCAGGAACAGCACCAGCACAACGCCGAACACGAGCCAGTACAAGGCTTTCCCGCGCGGGGAACGCAGTGCGGCCGGGGAGACCAGGGTGCGCGTGGACATGATCAGCTCCTGGTCCTGGTCAGCCGCACATAGGTGGCGGAGAAGATGCCGAGCACCACGAACAGCAGCAGGCTCAGCGCGCTGGCCGTGCCGAAGTCGTTGTAGTAGAAGGCATAGCGGTAGAGCAGGAGCAGCAGCGTGACGGTGGCGTCCTCTGGTCCGCCGCCGGTCATCACATACGGTTCGGTGAACACCTGCATGGTCGCCACCACCTGCAACAGCAGCAGCACCAGCAGCACGAACCGGGTCTGCGGGATGGTGACGTGCACCAGTCGCCGCCACAGGTTCGCGCCGTCGAGTTCGGCCGCCTCGTACAGCTCGCCGGGGATGGTCTGCAGCGCGGCCAGGTAGATCAGCGTGGTGCTGCCCATGTTGGCCCAGGTGGAGACCAGCACCAGCGAGATCATCGCGGTGCTGCCGGAGTCCAGCCAGCTCAGTCCGGGCAGGCCGACCGCACGCAGGCCCTCGTTGAACAGGCCGGGTCCCGGGTTGTAGAACCACTTCCACAGCAACGCGGTCACCACCGGCGGCAACATCACCGGCAGGTACACCGCGACCCGGAAGAACGACCGCGCGTGCCGCAACTCGTTGAGCACCACCGCGGTCAGGAACGGCACCGCGAAACCGAGCAGCAGCGCCAGACCGGTGAACAGCAGGGTGTTGCGCCAGGCCGCGCCGAAGAGCGGGTCGTTGAACAGCCGCTCGAAGTTCTCGAAACCGACCCAGCTGGGCGGGTTCACGAAGTCCACCTGCTGGAAGCTGAGCAGCACGCCGCGGATCAGCGGCCACCAGGAGAACAGCGCGAAGACCACCAGCGCGGCGGCGAGCAGGCCGTAGGCGGTGAGGTTCTCACCGAGCTTGCGGCGCCACCGGCCCTGCACCGGCGGCGCCACCTCACTCAGTTCACCTGAGCTGCGCGAGAACACCATTGACCTTGGTTTCCGCCTCGGCGAGCACCTGGCCGATGTTGACGTCCTTGTTGGTCAGCACCGCCTGCATCACCGTGTCCAGCGCGGCGTAGACCTGCTGGGCGCTGGGCGGTTCCAGGTTGCCCTTCAGGCTGGGCGCGGCGGTGATGTAGGGCTGGTAGTTGGCCACCGGGATGGTCGCGTTGGCGGCCTTGAACTTCTCCTGCTGCTCGCGCACCGGGCCGACCCAGACGTCGGCGGCTGGCGGCACGGGCAGGCCGATCGGCTGCTTCTGCTCGGCGTAGCGCTTGAGGTTGCCCTCGATCCGGGACGGGTCGAGGAACTTCCAGCGCAGCCAGGTCAGGCCGGCCTTGATCTTCTCCGGGGTGGCCTTGGGGCTGATCATGTAGCCCTCGCCGCCGATCAGCGTGCCCTGGCCGCCGGGCAGCGGGGCGAGGCCGTAGTCCTCGTACTTGCCGTTGAACTGGTTGACCAGCACCGGCACGTTGTCCGGGGCGGCGATGTACATGCCGAGCTGCCCCGCGCCCATCAGCCGCTGCAGGTCGGGGATCTCCAGGAGTTGCTTGCTGCCCATGGAGTCATCGGTCCAGCGCATGTCATGGAGGTGTTGCAGGGCGGCCTTGCCCTTGTCGTTGTTGAAGTCGGCCTTCCAGGTCTCGCCCTCCTGGCGGGCCACGCTGACGCCGAGGGAGTTGAGCCAGCTGGTCAGGTGCCAGCCGCCCTGGTTGTTCTTGCTCAGCTCACCGAAGCCGACCACACCGTTGCCCAGCGCGCTGATCTTCTTGGCGGCCTCGCGCACCTCGGCCCAGGTGGCCGGGGGCTTGGCCGGATCGAGGCCGGCCTTGCTGAACAGGGTGCGGTTGTAGAGCAGGCCCATCGAGTAGTTGGCGGTGGGCAGGCCGTACTGGCGGCCCTTGGCGTCCTTGAACACCTGGGTGAGCTGCGGGTTCAGCTCACCGGCCAGCGGCACGTCCTTGAGGTGGTCGGTGATGTCGGCGGCCTGGCGGCGGGCGATGATCTGCGCCGGGTCGGTGAGGTAGACGTAGAAGACGTCCTCGAGCTGGCCGCCGGAGAGCTTGGTGGCGAAGGTCTTCGGGTCCATGAAGCCTTCGCGCGGCTCGATGTCGATGTTCGGGTTGGCCGCCTCGAACGCGGCCACGTCCTCGTCGAAGATCTTGCGCTGGAAGGCCTGGGTGCCCGGCGGCTGGCCGTTGACGGAGATCTTGACCTTGCCGCCGGCCGCGGGCGCCGCGTCGCCGCCGCACCCGGCCATGGTCAGGCCGAGTCCGGCGACGAGCAGTACTCCGATGGCGCTGCGGGTACGAGGTCTCAGCATCGCTCGTGCCTCTTCTCGGTGGGAGGTCGCTCCGGCGGGACCTGTGGCGCGGCTCACGATAGGAGCCCAGCCCGCCGGAGTGCAATATCCCGATGAGATTAAGCAAGAAGTTGACTGATTCTCGTTATCTACTCGCGCACCCCGTCACTTCTCCGGTGCGGGCGCGGTGGAGCCGCGGACCACCAGTTCCGGCTCGAAGAGCAGCTCCTCCGCGGTGACCTCGGCGCCGTTGATCTGCGCCGCGAGCAGGTCCACCGCGGCCCGGCCCATGGCCTCGATGGGCTGGCGGATGGTGGTCAGCGGCGGGTCGGTGCAGTTCATGAACGCGGAGTCGTCGTAGCCGATGACCGAGACGTCCGACGGTACCGCCATCCCACGCCGCCGCACCGCCCGGACGGTGCCCAGCGCGAGGGGGTCGGAGGCGCAGACGATGCCGGTGACGCCGCGTTCGATCAGCCGGGCGGCCGCGGCCTGGCCGCCTTCCAGGGAGAACATGGCGTGCCCGACCCATTCGGCGGGCACGGTGAGCCCGGCTTTGGCGGCCGAGGCGGTGAAGGCGGCGAGTTTGCGCCGGGAGGGCAGGTGGTCGGGCGGGCCGAGCACCATGCCGACCTTGGTGTGCCCGAGGGAGAGCAGGTGGGTCAGCGCCTGTTCGGCGGCGACGGCGTCGTCGCAGGAGACCCTGGGGAAGCCGAGTTCGTCGATGCCGGCGTTGACCAGCACGGTGGGCAGCTGGCGTTCGACCAGGCGGCGGTAGTGCTCGTGCGAGGCGTCGGCCTGGGCGTAGGAGCCGCCGGCGAAGAGCACCCCGGAGACGTGCTGGGCGAGCAGCAGTTCGACGTAGTCGGCCTCGGAGACCCCGCCAGCGGTGCGGGTGCACAGCACGGGGGTGAATCCCTGCTGGGCCAGCGCGTTGCCCATGATCTCGGCGAAGGCGGGGAAGATCGGGTTCTGCAGTTCGGGCAGCACCAGGCCGACCAGCCGGGCGCGTTCGCCGCGGAGCTGGGTGGGGCGCTCGTAGCCCAGCACGTCGAGTGCGGTGAGCACGGCGTTGCGGGTGGACTCGGAGACGCCGGGTTTGCCGTTGAGCACCCGGCTGACCGTCGCCTCACTCACCCCGACCTTGCGCGCCACCTCGGCGAGTCGTCGAGTCATGAGGCAATGATGACGCAAGCGAGCGCAAGATGCATACATTTCTTGCAGCAGGCTTGCAACGTGTCGGATCCGCTCCGCCGCGGCGGGTGCCCGTGCGAAGATCCCCGGCGATGTCCGACAACAACAGCCGCCTGGCAATCACCCTGGCCGCCATCGGCGTGGTCGCCGCGGTCGTCTCCGCTTCCACGGATGTGTTCGGCCTGTTCAAGGACGAACCGGCGCCCTCGGGCAACCCCGGTGCCGCACCGGTGGGTGAGCCCGGTGGCGGTGCCCCACCGGCGACTCCGGCCGGGCCGAGGAAGGTGGACTGGCAGGGCACGCTGGTGCTCGACAGCAGTGGCCTCGACCTGGACACCACCCCGCCGACCCGCAAGCCCAAGGCCGAGGACTGGGACTTCTACTACGGCACGCCGCAGCTGATCACCTTCAGGGCCAGCTCGAAGAACCTGGCCCGCTGGACCGGGTCGCAGCCGCCCACCGCCGAGGAGTGCGGCCAGTTGCTGGCGGCCGAGTCGGTGCACAAGGCGAACATCGCCCAGGGCCACGTCTACTGCGCCCGGTCCGGACTCGGCCGACTCGCCCTGCTGAAGATCACCGGCCCCAAGGGCGACGGCCAGGGCGCCGAAGTGACGCTGTGGCATCCCTGATCCCACCCGCCACGGAGGCGGAGGCCCGCGCCATCCAGCAGGCCCTGCGCACCCAGGTCGACACCACCGGCCCCGGCCCACAGCGCCCGGCCACGGTCGCGGGCCTGGACGTCGCCTACGCCAAGGACGAGCGCACCCTGGCCGCCGCCGTGGTGCTGCTCGACTTCGCCACCCACGAGGTGCTCGCCGAGTCCACCGCCACCGGCGTGCCCGCCTTCGACTACATCCCCGGCCTGTTCGCCTTCCGCGAGCTGCCCACCCTGCTCACCGCCCTGTCCCGCCTGCCGGCCACCCCGGACCTGCTGGTCGTCGACGGCCACGGCCTGGCCCACCCACACCGCTTCGGCCTGGCCTGCCACCTGGGTGTGCTGACCGGGCTGCCGGTGTTCGGGGTGGGCAAGACGCGGCTGATCGGCACGGCGGCGGAACCGGGTCCGGACCGCGGCGCGCACAGCGATCTGGTGGACGAGGGCGAGCTGGTGGGGCGGGTGCTGCGCACGCGGCCGGGGGTGAAACCGGTGTATGTCTCGGTGGGGCACCGGATCGACCTGGACACGGCCTGCGCGCACACGCTGGCGCTGACGCCGAGCTACCGGCTGCCGGAGACGACCCGCGCCGCCGATCAGGCCTGCCGCCGCGCGCTGGCCGCGGGCTGATCGCTTCTGACACACTCCTGATCATGGGGGAGAACAAGAAAATCGGGGGCTGGCTGCTGTCCGGCAACCCCAAGCGCTTCAACGTCCCGGCGTTGCTCGCCGACGAAACCCACCCGAAGCTGCTGCAGTGGTCGGTAGTGCGGGGTGCCAAGCCTGACTCCCGGGCCAACCGGATGCGGGCCGGGCAGCGGATCTTCCTCTGGCTCAGTGGCGACCAGGCGGGGCTGTGGGGTGCGGGCCACGTCACCGGCCTCGTCCAGTCGGGACCGCCACGAACCCATCAGCAGTACTGGGCGAACGCGGCCGAGCTGGCCAAGGCCAAGGCTTTTGTGCCGGTCGACCTGCCGATCTGGGAAACGCCGATCTCGCGGGACACCGTGCGTGCCTTCCCCGGACTGGACAAGCTCACCATCCTCAAACAGCCCTACGGGTCCAACCCGTTCGAGCTGACACCGGAACAGCTTGCCGCACTGGAGGATCTACTCAGCCTGCCACCCGGTCTGCCGCCGACCGGCTCAGGTGCGGGGTTCGGGTCCGCTGAGCTGAACCGGAAGGTCGAGTTGGCCGCGATGGCCGCGGTCACCGATTACTACGCGAAGCGGGGCGCGCGGGTCGAGGATGTCAGCCTGCACCGGCGCGGCTGGGACCTCGACTGTCACCTGGGCAACGGCGAGGTGCTGCGGGTCGAGGTCAAGGGCGTGCGTGGGGACCGTCCACGGTTCCTGTTAACCCGCAACGAGTTCGCCAAGGCGACCCGGCCGGATTGGCGACTCGCCGTGGTCACTGGAGCCCTGACCTCGCCGAAGGTCGCCATCCACCGGGGAGACCGGATCCGCGGGCTCGCTGACCCGATCCAGTACCAGGTCACGCTGCCTTGAGCTGACCTAGGGCTTGCCGCGCCCGGTTCTCAGTTCCACCACGTTGGAGGCAGGCCCGTAGTAGAACGCGCGCACCCGGTAGGCCGCGGTCCGCTCCTCGGGCAGGGTCACCAGCCCGAAGGAGTTGATGTTCGGGTCCAGCAGGGCCGCGGTCGACCAGGCCGGCGCCGCACCCGCCTTCACCTCGACCGCGTAGTGCTCCTCGTCGGAGGCGTTGTCCCGCCAGGTGAACCGGATGCCCTGGCTGGTCATCACGGTCGCCTTGACCTCGGTGGGGGTGGCGGCGGATGCGTTGGCGCGCAAGGATTGCGTGCCCGCGGGCGCGCCGGGCAGGGTCTGTGGCACCGCCCACTCGTGCGGGTCCTCCTCCGGCTTGTCCCCCGGTTTCGGTTCGGGCAACGTCACCGACTGCTCGGGGGAGGCCGTGCCGTAGTAGGGCCGGAGGCGGTAGAAGAAGCGGGTTTCCGGGATCAGGTCGGGGTGCCGGTAGCTGGTCTCCTCGGGGGCGAGGAACTTCAGCACCGTGTACTCGCCGTTGGGTTCGTTGGCATACTCCAGCACCCGCCCGGCCACCGGCTGCCCGGTGTTCTCCCAGCGCAGCGTGACGTCCACCGGGGTGTCCAGTTTCCCGGACAGCGCGCCGCCAGGGGACGCGGATTCCGTTGCGGCACAGGCGGATAACAGCAGGGCCAGGACAGGCAGCACAGCGAGGGACTTGAGCACGGGGGACCTCGAGACAGGGCGGGGCACGCGGTCGTCCCGGCGCGCGAAACCGGGACGACCGCGTTGGTCAGGGCAGGGTCAGCGGCGCGGGATCACTTGCGCCAGAAGCGGATTCCGCTCCACACCACGGTGGCGGGCCCCTGGCCGCTGCTGGTGCGGTAGGCGCCGAACTTGTCGTAGAAGCTGCCGCTGGGGCTGCTGTAGCTGTGTTTCTGGGAGCCGTTGATGTAGGTGCGGTGCTGGCTGCCGACCTGGTGCACGGTGTTGACCCGCACGGTCGCGCCGACGGTGGCGCCGGTGGCGACTGTCGCGCCGCCGTGCACCGCGTAGAGCCTGCCGCCGCGTTCGACGGCCAGCATGAAGAACGGTCCGGCCGAGGGCCCGTCCTGGAAGGTCTGCTTCAGCGAGATCCGGGTGCCGCCCATGCTCTGGATCCGGAACGACCCCTCGAACTGGTAGGTGCCGCCGCCGTAGGTGTCATACCTGCGTTCGGCGCGCTGGTCGCCGCTGGCGGTGGAACAGGTCAGGGTGAAGGTCAGGTTGTTGACCTGGCCGCAGCCGCGCTCCTGCACGTTGAAGCCAGGGGAACGCGACGTCCAGCCACCGCCCTCGACCTGGGCCTGCGCGGCAGGGGCGGTGAGCACGAGCCCACCCAGCAACGCGATCCCAGCGAGGACACGGTGTTTTCTCGGCATTCCAACCTCCAGGAAAAGGCGCAGCGAGAAAACAAATGCCGACGTTTGCAGGGGCCGGCATCCGTTACTCGAAAGCGCTTACAGGTTGGCGGGGTGAAGCCACATTAGGACACGATCGGGGGTCCGACAAGACTTTCACATATGCGACCGGAAGTGCGGCCGAGAACGCCTAGTGACGCGGGCTGGCGAAACTCCACAACGGCCACTCGTCCACAACCGTGAACCGCATCGAGCACAGACAGAAGAGCGCAGACGCCCGCCCCGGATGCCTCGCCGTCACTTCTGACCGGTCAGCCGCCGGTGTCGGAGGCGGCCAGTTCCACTCCGGGCTCGAACACCAGCCTGATCAGCTCGCACAGGAACTCCGGCACGCTCAGCCCGTCGTAGAGACCCCGGCTGGCCTGCGACAACACCACCCGGCCGAAGGCGCCGACCATGATGATCTGGCTGGCGACCGCGGGCTCGACCCGCAACCGGTGCCCGGCCGCCACACACGCGTCCAGGGCCTCGATCAGGATGACCCCGATCTCCGCGCTGGGCCGCATGGTGCCGGTGTCGCCCCAGGACACGCCGACGCCCTTGGGGAAGGCCAGCAGGATCCGCTGGTGCGCGGGGTTGTTGATGGCGAAGTCCAGGTAGGCGCGCAGGATCGCGCACAGCCTGCCGAGCGGATCGCCTTCGGGCACGGAGTCGCGGCCGAGGGCCATGGCGTCGGCCATGCGCTGCATCTGGTCCTGCATCAGCGCGCCGACCAGCTGGGTCAGGTCGCCGAAGTGCGGGTAGATGCTGGCCGGGGCAATCCCGGCGGCCCTGGCCACCCCGCGGATGGTCAGCGCGTCGTCGGTGTCGAGGGCGCCGAGCAGCCGCTCGGTGGCGGCCATGATCTCCTGCCGCAGCCGGTCCCCGTGTCCCCACGGGTTGCGTACCCGGCGCGGCGTCCCGGGTAGGCCGGAGTTCGCCTCCACCGGCTCAGCCCCGGTGTTCCGGTAGCGGGATATCGCCGGTGTGCAGGAGTTTCAGCGCGTCCTGGGTGATCTCCCGCAACGGCCGGCGGCCGTCACCGTCCACCCATTCCCGCAGCACGACCTCGATCAGCCCCATGGTCGCGGCCGCGGACAAGGCGGCCTTCAACCCGGCCGAGGGCCCACCGACCCTGGTGGCTATCTCCTCGGCCAGCTCGTTGCGCCAGCGCCAGGTCTGTTCGGCCAGCCGGGCCTGCAGTGAGTCGGTGTGCCTGGCCAGCGCGTAGACCGCGCGCACCCGCTGGGCGTCCTCGGCGACCACCCGCATCAGCCGGTCCAGCACGACGTGCAGCGCCTCGGGCAGCGGCCGGTCGGCGGGCTGGGCGCGCATGACCTCCAGGGAGTCGGTGAGGTGCTCCTCCACGAAGCCCGCGATCAGCGATTCCTTGGTCGGGAAGTAGCGGTAGAGCGTGCGCGTGCCGACCTCGGCCGCGACCGCGACCTGCTCGATGGTGGTCGCCTCGAAGCCCTGCGCCGCGAACAGCTCCAGCGCCTTGTTGGCGATCTGTAACCGGGTGCGCTGCATCTTCAGCTCACGCAGCCCCATCGGCACACCTCCTGACCAGCCCCTCTTCGCCCGGAGGCTAACAGCACGGACCGTGTTCGACGTGCATTCGACACACGTGGCATAGTGGCAGTGTTGGCAGAATGGCAGTAACTGCCAGATTCCGCCCGACAGCTCCACCGGGACCCGGTCACACCCACCGCGTGGCCACCCCCGGCGACCACGCACAACCCGCCCAGCACGCCCCCACCACCTACCGCCGCCCTACCGCCAACCGCCCCCACCACCTACCGCCGCGCCGCCACCAACCGCCGCCCCCACCTGCCGCCGCCCAACCGCCGACCAGTGCCCTCAGCCGCTTCCCAGCCCGTCCCCACCAGGCCGGCCGGACCGGCCCCACCGGGCCGATCACCACCGAACTCGCCAGCCGCCGCCACCGCCGCACTGACGTCCCACCACCGAAAGGACCCGAGGTCATGACCGAGACCGCGAACGCTCCCGCCAAGGCCGCCTTCCCCGACACCCGGCCCGCGGGCTGCCCGTTCGACCCCGCCGCGGAGTACCAGGAGCTGCGCGAAACCGCGCCGGTGAGCCAGGTGAGCTGCCCGGTCGGCGTGGACGCGTGGCTGGTCACCCGGTATGAGGACGTGCGCAGCGTGCTGGCCGACCCGCGCCTGTCCTCCCGCGCCGCCTCGCCGTCCAACCACGTCAACACCGAGGCCGACCTGGACGCCCCGGCCGCCCCCGGCTCGATCCTGCACCACGACGGCCCCGAGCACTCCCGGCTGCGCAGGCTGCTGACCCCGGAGTTCACCGTCAAGCGCATCCAGGCGATGCGGCCCTACATCGCCGACCTGGTGGATCAGCACATCGACAAGATGCTCGAAGGCACCGAGGCTGACCTGTACCACGACTTCGGCCTGCCGATCCCGTCGCTGGTGATCTGCGAGCTGCTCGGTGTGCCCTACGCCGACCGGGAGATGTTCCAGGCGGCCAGCGGGGTGCTACTCAAGGTCGACATCACCCAGGAGCAGCGGCTGGCGGCCAGCGGTCAGGTCCAGGGCTACATGGCCCAGCTCGTGATGGCCAAGATGGCCAACCCGACCGACGAGGACCTGCTCGGCAGGCTCATCCAGCGGGCCACCGCCGGCGGCACCCCGCTGACCATCGAGGAGCTGGTCACCCTCGGCATCTCGCTGCTCATCGCCGGGCACGAGACCACCGCGAACATGATCGCGCTCAGCGCCGCCGCCCTGCTGCAGCACCCGGACCGCCTGGCCGAGCTGCGCGCGGACGCCTCGATCGCGCCCGCCGCGGTCGAGGAGATGCTGCGGTACCTCTCGGTGGTGCAGTTCGGCGTGTTCCGCCGGGTGGTCGAGGACCTGCCGATCGGCGAGCAGGTGTTCAAGGAGGGCGAGTTCGTCATCGCCGCCCTGTCTTCGGGCAACCGGCAGGAGTCGGTCTTCGGCAACCCCGACGAGATCGACTTCGGCCGCAACGCCAGCGCCCACCTGACCTTCGGCTACGGCGCCCACCAGTGCCTCGGCCAGCAGCTGGCCCGGGTGGAGCTGCAGGAGGTCTTCGCCCGGCTGTACACCAGGATCCCGACGCTGCGCCTGGCGATCCCGTTCGAGAACATTGAGTTCAAGCACGACGCACTCGTGTACGGCGTGCGGTCGCTGCCGGTCACCTGGGACGCTCAGGCCTGACCGGCCGCCGACCGCGACCCACCACCGCACAACAGGAGTTGGAAATGCGCGTCAACATCGACGAAGAAGCCTGCGTAGGCGCCGGTCAGTGTGTGCTGGCCGCCGCCGAGGTGTTCGATCAGCGGGACGAGGACGGCGTGGTGGTGCTGCTCCAGGAGGAGCCGCCGGCCGAACTGGGTGAGGCGGTCCGCGAGGCGGCCGTGCTGTGCCCGGCGATGGCGATCCACGTCCAGGACTGAATTCCCCGGACAATCACATATCTGAACTCCCGGCCGGCGCGCGCCAATCGTGCGCCGGTCGGCGACCAATGGGGCTTGCGTAATAACCCCTCCGCCCGCCCGAATGGGAATACCCGCACCCAGACGGATCAATGCGCCATCCAGCGGACATCCCGCGCACACCTACCCAGGCTAGTTTCTCCTCATCCGCCACCACCGGGTAACGGTTTGAGGAGCGCAACGATGCATCGCCCACTCGCTCGCGCGGCCACCGCAGTCGGCGCGGGCCTGCTGGTCCTGGCCGCCGCAGCCGGCGGCTCCACCGGAGCCACCGCAGCAGCGACCCCAGCCGCCGCGACACCCGCGGCAACCCCCGCGGCCGCGACCCCGGCCGCACCCGCCGCCGCGACATCCGCCCAGGCCGCCGCAGCCACCGCCGCCCAGATGGTGACCGCCACCGGCGCCGCCTCGGTCGGCCTGCACAACGCCTACATCCAGGCGACCTTCCCGTACCTGGCCGACGCCCTGGACACCGGCGCGGGCATGCTCGAGATCGACATCTGGACGAACTTCTTCGGCACCAGGGACTTCAAGGTCAGCCACGACCCCGGCAACAGCAACAACTGCGCTGCCGCGAACACCTACCCGGAGCTGCGCACCGGCGCCCGCAACCAGAACCTGGCCACCTGCCTGCGCAACATCCGCCTGTGGCACGAGAACAAGCCGAACCACCCGCTGGTCGTGCTCAAGCTCGAACTGAAGAACGGCTTCGACGGCCGCGGCGGCTTCGGCGCCCAGGAACTGGACCGCGTCATCGCCGACAACCTGGGCGCCGCGAACGTCTTCGGCCCCGCCCAGCTCAAGGGCGGCCACGCCACCCTGGACGCCGCCGCCCAGGCCGGCGCGTGGCCCACCCGCGCCGCTCTGACCGGCAAGTTCCTGATCCTGGTCGAACGCGGCACGTTCGAGGCAGCCAACCCCTTCGACCGCTATCACACCGACGTGG contains:
- a CDS encoding ABC transporter substrate-binding protein, with the protein product MLRPRTRSAIGVLLVAGLGLTMAGCGGDAAPAAGGKVKISVNGQPPGTQAFQRKIFDEDVAAFEAANPNIDIEPREGFMDPKTFATKLSGGQLEDVFYVYLTDPAQIIARRQAADITDHLKDVPLAGELNPQLTQVFKDAKGRQYGLPTANYSMGLLYNRTLFSKAGLDPAKPPATWAEVREAAKKISALGNGVVGFGELSKNNQGGWHLTSWLNSLGVSVARQEGETWKADFNNDKGKAALQHLHDMRWTDDSMGSKQLLEIPDLQRLMGAGQLGMYIAAPDNVPVLVNQFNGKYEDYGLAPLPGGQGTLIGGEGYMISPKATPEKIKAGLTWLRWKFLDPSRIEGNLKRYAEQKQPIGLPVPPAADVWVGPVREQQEKFKAANATIPVANYQPYITAAPSLKGNLEPPSAQQVYAALDTVMQAVLTNKDVNIGQVLAEAETKVNGVLAQLR
- a CDS encoding carbohydrate ABC transporter permease yields the protein MVFSRSSGELSEVAPPVQGRWRRKLGENLTAYGLLAAALVVFALFSWWPLIRGVLLSFQQVDFVNPPSWVGFENFERLFNDPLFGAAWRNTLLFTGLALLLGFAVPFLTAVVLNELRHARSFFRVAVYLPVMLPPVVTALLWKWFYNPGPGLFNEGLRAVGLPGLSWLDSGSTAMISLVLVSTWANMGSTTLIYLAALQTIPGELYEAAELDGANLWRRLVHVTIPQTRFVLLVLLLLQVVATMQVFTEPYVMTGGGPEDATVTLLLLLYRYAFYYNDFGTASALSLLLFVVLGIFSATYVRLTRTRS
- a CDS encoding LacI family DNA-binding transcriptional regulator, encoding MTRRLAEVARKVGVSEATVSRVLNGKPGVSESTRNAVLTALDVLGYERPTQLRGERARLVGLVLPELQNPIFPAFAEIMGNALAQQGFTPVLCTRTAGGVSEADYVELLLAQHVSGVLFAGGSYAQADASHEHYRRLVERQLPTVLVNAGIDELGFPRVSCDDAVAAEQALTHLLSLGHTKVGMVLGPPDHLPSRRKLAAFTASAAKAGLTVPAEWVGHAMFSLEGGQAAAARLIERGVTGIVCASDPLALGTVRAVRRRGMAVPSDVSVIGYDDSAFMNCTDPPLTTIRQPIEAMGRAAVDLLAAQINGAEVTAEELLFEPELVVRGSTAPAPEK
- a CDS encoding glycoside hydrolase family 13 protein gives rise to the protein MISSERTSATQSTVDGQGTSWWRGAAIYQVYLRSFADGDGDGVGDLAGALAKLPYLAELGIDAIWFSPWYPSPMADGGYDVADYRDIEPVFGTLAQAEEFIEQAHRLGIRIIIDIVPNHCSDRHPWFAEALAAEPGSPARQRFWFRPGRGADGSEPPNDWQSRFGGPAWTRVTEADGRPGEWYLHLYAAEQPDLNWTNPEVHAEFADILRFWFDRGVDGLRIDVADGLVKAPGLPDVAGANGQLPFSDLDGVHEIYRAWRRIAQEYGEDRIFVGEMWLPDPVRFARYLRPDELHSAFNFDFLSCPWEAGQLKTVIQATVDSHAPVGAPPTWVLSNHDVTRHVTRYGRPGDTGFTFADRRHGTPVDRELGARRARAAALLSLSLPGGAYVYQGEELGLWEIEDVPDELREDPVFARTQGADPGRDGCRVPLPWSGQAAPFGFGPEGSVPWLPQPAEWSGHTAQAQRQDPASMHALYREALRLRRELPALGDGPMRWLELGADVLAFHRPPGFTCVVNLAAEPVALPAHERVLLASGGLTEAGELPPDTAIWLA
- a CDS encoding carbohydrate ABC transporter permease, yielding MSTRTLVSPAALRSPRGKALYWLVFGVVLVLFLLAFVFPLYWAVTGAMKSPVELARTPPSVVPETWFPETFWQAWQELDLGRYFLNTLIVAGGAVLVQLAVCVPAAYALSKLRPVLGNVILGLMLATLMLPASALLVPTYMTIADVPLFGVNLLNNPAGIWLPAAASAFNIYLLKRFFDEIPGELLEAARMDGAGPVRVLISIVLPISRPILAVVSIVALVTAWKDFIWPLLVFSDPNEQTLSVALERVAPDTALNVLTAGLVLASIPMILVFLVFQRQILAGLTAGSLKG